TTTTATCTGAGAAGTAAAAAAATTCAAAAAAAAATCAAAAAAAAATTAATTTTTTAATGAACTATAAACGTGTTTACTAAAGCTACAACAAGCAATATTTAGTAATTGATTTTACTTAAACGTAACATATGAGGATGTGCTTACACAACTATTATATCTATATTTATCCCGTTGAAAGTTCAAGAATTTAACAAGTAAGAAAAAACCTCTGCAATTAGGGAGCAGAGGTTTTTTTCTTTTAGGCATCTACTAATTGATCATCTCAGGCTTCAATTATATAGCGTCACTTGGACGTTACCAGAATTAGAATAAAACTTTTAGAATTATTCTGTAACACTTTGTAAGAAATCTCTACTTACCATTAACTAAGCCACCAACCATTGGATAAAACAGTCGAAGATAATTTTGTAACCCTTCTGGAAGAGAACCAGAACATTGTGCATAAGATATGCCGTTTGTATACCAACAATCGGGATCAACACAATGATCTTTTTCAAGAGATTACGATACAATTATGGCGTGCCTTCCCAAAGTTTAGAGGAGACTCAAAGTTCAGTACGTGGATGTACCGAGTGGGATTAAATACCGCCATCACTTTATATCGTAAATCTAAAAGAACGGTCCAGACTCAAGATTTTGATTCTGTCATGTTTCGTATATCATCACAAGAATATGATGATACCGTTGAGCAACAATTAAAGTTGATGTATAGTGCAGTAAAAGAGCTTAATGATATAGATAAGGCACTCGTCTTTTTATATCTAGAAGATAAAAACTACAGTGAAATCTCTGAAACCCTAGGTATCACAGAGGTAAATGCAAGAGTGAAGATGAACAGAGTGAAGAAAAAGCTCAAAAAAATATTAAATCCATAAGCTATGGTAGATGAACTAGAAATGCTAAAGAAAGATTGGCAAAAGCAGGAAGGATCACTTCCTAAATATACGAAGGCAGACTTGTACCCTATGCTACTTAAAAAGTCATCTTCTGTAGTAAAGTGGATACTTTTTGTAAGTATCATTGAATTTTCCTTTTGGATAGTACTCAACTTTGTTTTGGACCATAGAGATGCTAATGTAGCTTTTGAAGAAAAGGCCGGAATAACTAAAATTGATAAAATTTTACTTGTAATAAATTATATCGCCTTAGCTTACTTTGTTGTTTGTTTTTACTTGAATTACAGAGCTATTAAAGCAACAGATAGTGCTAAGGAATTGATGAAAAATATTTTAAAAGCGAGAGGTACTGTCAAGCTTTATATATGGTTTAATGTAAGCTTTATCTTCATAGGTTCATTACTAGTGTTTGGCGTAGCATATTACAATGACCCAAAAACCTTCGACATTGCAAGTCCTCTTGTTCTTATAGTAGTATTATTTCTACTATTAGGTTTATTTATTGGAGTCCTGCTTTTGATTTATAGACTTATATATGGCCGTTTAACAAAAAGGCTAAAAGCTAATTATGATCAACTTAAAAAATTGGAACTTTAAATCTAGGGGGTTTGAGTTCTGATTAAGGCAATAGGTCAAGCTGTTGCCTTTTAAGCATATAAAAAGCGAGAGCGACCTTACGGTTGCTCTCGCTTTTTTTCTTAGTAAGGTGAGTATATTAATACTCCCACTTTCTCTTTTTATTAAGCTCTTCTTCTGCTTCTATCTCTTCCATTGGGATAACCTTTAAGAAAGATGGATGTTGCTCGATTGCATATTCTAGTTGCTCTACAATCTTCTCTACAGAGTCGTTCTCATAATCAATTACAAGTGGTTCTTTTACCTCAAAAGATTGAAGAATACCACGTTTTTTAATACGCAGCCCTTTCTTGTCAAAACTCCTTCTAAAACCATCTATCACTATAGGCACTACAATAGGCTTGTAGTTCTTAATGATGTGAGCGGTTCCTTTTCTAATAGGTTTCCACGGTTTTGTAGTTCCTTGAGGGAACGTAATTACCCAGCCATCATCTAAGGCAATACCTATATTTTCTGTATC
The genomic region above belongs to Dokdonia sp. Dokd-P16 and contains:
- a CDS encoding RNA polymerase sigma factor produces the protein MDKTVEDNFVTLLEENQNIVHKICRLYTNNRDQHNDLFQEITIQLWRAFPKFRGDSKFSTWMYRVGLNTAITLYRKSKRTVQTQDFDSVMFRISSQEYDDTVEQQLKLMYSAVKELNDIDKALVFLYLEDKNYSEISETLGITEVNARVKMNRVKKKLKKILNP
- a CDS encoding DUF1049 domain-containing protein translates to MVDELEMLKKDWQKQEGSLPKYTKADLYPMLLKKSSSVVKWILFVSIIEFSFWIVLNFVLDHRDANVAFEEKAGITKIDKILLVINYIALAYFVVCFYLNYRAIKATDSAKELMKNILKARGTVKLYIWFNVSFIFIGSLLVFGVAYYNDPKTFDIASPLVLIVVLFLLLGLFIGVLLLIYRLIYGRLTKRLKANYDQLKKLEL